The Streptomyces collinus DNA segment CCCGCACCCGGACTGCATGCTGCGCGCCCTCGACGCCTGCGACGGGTCGGCCGCGACGGGCCTGGTGATCGGTTCCACGGTCGCCGAGCTGGCCGCCGCCCAGCGGGCCGGGCTGCGCTTCGTCGGCCTCGCCCGCAACGCCACCACCGAGCGGCAGCTGCGCGAGGCCGGCTGCGAAACCACGGTGACGTCCCTCGCGCCGCTGCTGGAGGCCGCACGCTCGCTGTGACCGAACGCCGAACCGCCCGTTCGGCGGCGCCCCGCCCGGCCCCCCAGGAAAGGCGGCCCGGCCGCCTCCCGCGCACGATGCGAAGGAGGCCCGCCGCCCGGCGGACCCACGTCTGCGAGGCCCGCCACCTGGCGGCCCCCCACGGTCTGTGCTCTCGGGAGGACCTGCCATGACCGCCAGTCTGGAGCAGTTGCGCCGCTGCCACTTCGCCGTCGACCTGGGGGCGGCCCGCACACGCGTCTACGTCAAGGGCACCGGGCTCGTCGTCGACCAGCCGTCCGCCGCCGCCGTGAACACCCGCACCGGCGCGCTGATCGCGGTCGGTGAGCTCGCCGAGAAGATGACGGGCCGCACCCCGCACTACATCCGGGTGGTCCGGCCGGTCTCCGGCGGCACCGTGGTCGACATCGAGATGGCGCAGCGCATGCTGCGGCACCTGCTCGGTGACAAGATGCGCCGCGCGCTGCGCCGCAAGCCGATCCTGCGCGCCGCGGCCTGCACCCCGCACGACGCCGACCCGCTGGCCCAGCGCGCCGCGATCGAGACGCTGGTCGGTCTCGGGGTGCGCAAGGTGGAGCTGGTCGACACGCTGATCGCCGCCGCCATCGGCTGCGGGCTGCCCGTGGAGCAGCCCGAGGCCACGATGATCATGGTGTGCGGGGCGGCGGCCACGCAGGTGGCCGTGCTGTCCCTCGGCTCGATCGTCACGGCCGAGCGCCTCCCGGTGGGCGGCGAGGCCGTCGATCAGGCGATCGTGCAGCACCTGCGTCACGAGCACGAGCTGATTCTGCCGAGCCAGTCGGTGCGGCCCCTGCAACTGGCCCTGTCGGGCAACGGCCTCACCGCGCAGGGCCCGGCCTGCACGGAGATCCACGGCCGGGACGTCGCCACGGGCCTGGCCCGGTCCGTCCAGGTCGACACCGCGGCCGTCCGGGACGCCATCCAGGCGCCGCTCACCGCGATCCTGGACGGCATCGGCAAGGTGCTGCGGGCCTGCCCGCCCGATCTGGTCGCCGACCTGGCCGACCGGGGGATCATGATGGTCGGCGGCAGTGCCCTGCTGCCGGGCCTGGACCAGATGCTGCGGCAGGCCACCGGCATGCCGGTGCACATCGCCGAGCGCCCGGACGTGTGCGCCGTGCAGGGGCTCGGCGCGATGCTGGAGGGCAGGATCACGCCGCTGGCGCTGGACCCGCTGGGCACCTGAACGTCAGTGAGGCGCCGGTCAGCGGGCGAACCAGCAGCGCACGGTCGTCCCGCTGTCGCTCCGGTGCAGCCGCACCAGGTCGGCGATCAGGTTGACCAGCAGGATCCCGCGGCCGCCGCGCTGGTCGCGGGGTACGGGCCGGCGTCCGGCCAGGGCGTCCGCGAGGTGCCCCTCGTCGCGGACCTCGCACACCACGTACCCGTCCTCGGCCCACACCCGCAGCACGCCCGAACCGCCGCCGTGCACCACGCTGTTGGTGGTGAGTTCGGCCGTGGCGAGGGCCAGGTCGTCCAGCTTCACACCGACGAGGCCGAGCCGCGCGCCCTCCCCGACGGCCACGTGCCGGGCGTGGGGCAGGGAGTCGGAGTCGAAGGCGAACGACAGCGCTTCCGGCACGGGCGGCAGCGGCTCGTTGTAGCGGGCGACGACGCCCTCGGGGGCGTACGCGTCGCTGCGCTGCTCGGCGCGGGAGCCGGGGTGGATGACGGTCGGGTGGGTGGCGTAGGCGTCGGCGACGACGTGCTCGGGCAGCTGCTCGACGTCGTACGGGCACAGGATCGTCGCCGTACGGCCCCGGAAGGCGGCGTTGATGAGCGCCTCGTGCTGGGCGCAGGCCGGGTACTCGGTGTCGGAGCGGCCGGCCCAGATCGGCTCGCCGATGATGCGTACCCGGCGGCCGGCCGGCTGGGCGTCGGCGAAGGCACGCAGCACGCCGGGGATGATCCGCCCGGGGTTGCGTCCGGCCTCGCGCATGTCCAGGAGCCGCACGGCGGCGGCGGCGTCGCCCAGCGCGTCCCGGATCAGGGCGAGGTTCTTGCCGGGCACGGCGACGGCCACGGGTTCTCCGGCTTCCAGCCCCTCGCGTACGAAGGGGAGGGTGCCGTCGAGGTAGTCCTGCTCGTCCCGGTAGAAGAGCGCGGGGTGGACGAAGGGGTCGAGGGGCCCGAAGGGCTCGGTGACCGTGCTGGTCATGATGTGGACACCTCGATTCCCTTCTGGCCGGGCCACAGCAGGTCCAGCGTGCGCCGCAGGGCGGGCGGCGGCCGGCGCACCACGAACCGCCGGCCGTCGCGGAGCTGTCCGGCGGCGGCCGCGAGCGCACCGGCGCCCGCTACGTCGACGAACGTCACGCCGGACAGTTCGAGGTAGTACACGTCGTCATCCTCACGGACAGCCTGTTCCAGTACACCTTCCCAGATCGCACGTGTCGTCAGGCCGACCTCCCCGGCCGCCCGGACGCCCCGCCGCCCGGCCAGCGGGAACACCGCCAGACCGGGCGCGGGGTCGCGAGGGCCGTTCGCCGACAGCTGCTGCCGAGTGTTCAAACCCCTCTCCCCACACTTGTGGACCACAGCGCTCTTACCC contains these protein-coding regions:
- a CDS encoding rod shape-determining protein, whose translation is MTASLEQLRRCHFAVDLGAARTRVYVKGTGLVVDQPSAAAVNTRTGALIAVGELAEKMTGRTPHYIRVVRPVSGGTVVDIEMAQRMLRHLLGDKMRRALRRKPILRAAACTPHDADPLAQRAAIETLVGLGVRKVELVDTLIAAAIGCGLPVEQPEATMIMVCGAAATQVAVLSLGSIVTAERLPVGGEAVDQAIVQHLRHEHELILPSQSVRPLQLALSGNGLTAQGPACTEIHGRDVATGLARSVQVDTAAVRDAIQAPLTAILDGIGKVLRACPPDLVADLADRGIMMVGGSALLPGLDQMLRQATGMPVHIAERPDVCAVQGLGAMLEGRITPLALDPLGT
- a CDS encoding anti-sigma factor RsbA family regulatory protein → MTSTVTEPFGPLDPFVHPALFYRDEQDYLDGTLPFVREGLEAGEPVAVAVPGKNLALIRDALGDAAAAVRLLDMREAGRNPGRIIPGVLRAFADAQPAGRRVRIIGEPIWAGRSDTEYPACAQHEALINAAFRGRTATILCPYDVEQLPEHVVADAYATHPTVIHPGSRAEQRSDAYAPEGVVARYNEPLPPVPEALSFAFDSDSLPHARHVAVGEGARLGLVGVKLDDLALATAELTTNSVVHGGGSGVLRVWAEDGYVVCEVRDEGHLADALAGRRPVPRDQRGGRGILLVNLIADLVRLHRSDSGTTVRCWFAR
- a CDS encoding STAS domain-containing protein, with product MNTRQQLSANGPRDPAPGLAVFPLAGRRGVRAAGEVGLTTRAIWEGVLEQAVREDDDVYYLELSGVTFVDVAGAGALAAAAGQLRDGRRFVVRRPPPALRRTLDLLWPGQKGIEVSTS